The Besnoitia besnoiti strain Bb-Ger1 chromosome Unknown contig00040, whole genome shotgun sequence genome includes a region encoding these proteins:
- a CDS encoding cytochrome b (encoded by transcript BESB_057900), which produces MSLFRAHLVFYRCALNLNSSYNFGFLVAITFVLQIITGITLAFRYTSEASCAFASVQHLVREVAAGWEFRMLHATTASFVFLCILIHMSRGMYNSSYSYLTTAWMSGLVLYLLTIATAFLGYVLPWGQMSFWGATVITNLLSPIPYLVPWLLGGYYVSDVTLKRFFVLHFILPFVGCILIVLHIFYLHLNGSSNPAGIDSALKVAFYPHMLMTDAKCLSYLIGLIFLQTAFGLIELSHPDNSIPVNRFVTPLHIVPEWYFLAYYAVLKVIPSKTGGLLVFMSSLINLALLSEIRALNTRMLIRQHFMTRNVVSGWVIIWVYSMIFLIIIGSAIPQATYILYGRLATIVYLTTGLVLCLY; this is translated from the coding sequence atgagtctattccgggcacacctcgtcttttatcggtgtgctctcaatctaaattcatcttataactttggtttcttagttgcaattacctttgtactccaaataattacaggtatcactttagcgttccgatatacttctgaagcatcttgtgcatttgctagtgttcaacatctagttagagaggtagcagcaggatgggaatttaggatgttgcatgcaacaactgcttctttcgtcttcttgtgtatcttaatacacatgtctcgaggtatgtataactccagctatagttatttaactactgcttggatgtctggtttagttttatatctacttactatagccactgctttcctcggttatgtactaccatggggacagatgagtttctggggtgctacagtcattactaatctcctttctccaataccatatttagtaccttggttactcggtggatactatgtatctgatgtaacattaaaacgattctttgtattgcactttatattaccttttgtaggttgcattctaattgtattacacatcttctatttacatttaaatggttctagtaaccctgcaggtattgattccgcacttaaagtagccttctatcctcatatgttaatgaccgatgctaaatgtctatcctatctaattggtttaattttcttacaaacggcttttggtttgattgaattatcgcacccagataactccataccagtgaaccggtttgtaactccgcttcatatcgtacctgaatggtactttttagcatattatgcggtgttaaaagtaatcccatccaaaaccggtggtttgttagtatttatgtcctctctcattaacttagctcttttatctgaaattcgagctttgaatactcgaatgttgatacgacaacattttatgactcgaaatgtagtcagtggatgggtaattatttgggtatacagtatgatcttcttgattattattggtagtgctattccacaagcgacttatatcttatatggtagattagctactatcgtatatcttactaccggattggttctatgcttatactaa